One segment of Ricinus communis isolate WT05 ecotype wild-type chromosome 8, ASM1957865v1, whole genome shotgun sequence DNA contains the following:
- the LOC8264852 gene encoding helicase protein MOM1 isoform X7: MATKISVSSASLVGSYCGCCEGRGCKRSYHLSCLDPLLKDVPPGVWYCLACVRKKIKLGVYSVSEGMESIWDVKEVEVSGLQKKQYLVKYKGLAHVHNQWVPESQLLVEAPSLIAKFNRKTQVQKVNDFLLATKWKSEWTEPHRLLQKRLIEPLKQHDEVQLGCRYEWLVKWHGLDYEQATWELEKASFMELPKVQSLMKDYENRHEKAKRGHCLFGIDKKLEIKNGLLVKLSQLSAGSLTGIDNNRLDFIRYLLDCWQKGQNAVIIDDQLLCLQERIVKVIKFISSLSSYVSRPFLVISTALSLWDEEFCRLTPSLDAVFYHGDKDLRRSIRAVEFVGGEGIMFEVLVTSPEIIAEDLNVLGSVKWEAIIVDDCQRYKVQSSVEQIKGLSTEMRLLLFNGQLKDCCIEHLLALLDCQSDMNGFASLSTKSSHKMGNLKERLSKYIVNGSKSDSLKFVEYWVPVQISNIQLEQYCATLFSNSLFLCSSSKNDLVGALSDILVSIRKCCDHPYLMDPSPEDILTKDAKVVDILDIGIKASGKLQLLQAMLIEIRNRGSRVIVLFQSSGPGKDKIGDILDDFVRQRFGQDSYERIDGCVNQKRKQAALNNFNNQKTRFVFLLESCACLPSIKLSSVDTVIIFGSDWIPANDLRNLRKITLDSQFEQLKVFRLYSSFTVEENVLILAKHDKILDSNVQSISRATTQSLLMRGASYLFRKLDEFQNSSILNTNRSSSFDESSEKDVIRDFLTILSQDAKDNNSSTFSVIVKAKLNQGTYVSDPPLPGERKSQVRDEEFPHRFWKKLLEGKQPEWTFTSGLSQRNRKRVQNSEDILKKPEGEHGEVVKKHKKAANNDVGQNHFESAPFEGNTDTGNNEGNLGGPSHNVHQLMSGSSDHLNASYANHAPSLQSLTNVILDEPSSNMAKSNERINVHDSQKSLHLLLKPDMAKLCEILKLPDNVKAMVQSFLEYVMNNHHVIREPATILQAFQISLCWTAASLLKHKIDHKESLALAKQHLNFGCKKEEADYVYSKFRCLKKVFLYHTGNVMLTCSSENSQSVTRVVNKEYLQARSGQELLQLGLAKQDFSKSIKDIERKCDKQMRKVSQKQQEEIVEFNKKYNEEKAQLEYKQKTEAAVIRLHSNSSMRKNKLKLLDIEYKKKFEELEQQMVIRRKDLEEMHMAARDKLKKRKACWLEGVKSWAQVELINKPPSNKIGHNQENAASVNSYLKKQNPEVIQGMQNKKVPLEVPETVSSDDDDDYLLPGVQSTNEQIFDGVRSDLPDGEAPLRISTAISLRDGLEVNVPSSREQFSNAEVPLGVSEAVSSSDGAEHTNKFTCNEHNNGPTVMRPQNLSMGGSEIANSVGSQENIQGLESSPEAVIGERDGVQALNLENATEVDEEDVVCIANKDPNSRMIAGYQHNEKVSSGAIESASNKAASDNSCKQQNEKALMERTISNDSSDKTAGLGQQDTGAASGVPETALIEEIQGGETSKEQDGMIEAIETVNNEDSQSLGKTAGLGQQDTELLSGVIETAPSDVGDGGSSDTRIGGCAVASCASTRVVQQDLVVPVTNEDNHLQEPSLALQVECLLPTGSTRLQDGVASVSMNPDNLQQVDASVQRQNDIAASPENVDAHVAEHVLQMPPTESAISVNAMDLPSTSETQHQSNHEDFITCNIAGTSMPMVEDQVQCSDLAISQHGTHTTQHLPADIPVHGSGTHVSDTRTLPISSGVNNYTVQTVPPVRVPPLPFYHDPLQVELERLRKEAEQIVNAHENTKLQLKSDCEQEVAQIRKKYEVKLQELESEFLMKKKEMDMNEKKVLMNKILAEAFRSKCMDVKASSAPGIHQEVPSGFVQQLLQRSSQPAIVTGLSSAGQPTSGQQIAIPSAHSTSSLHAAHHSPGHLSGNLTRPPHINNISPATGNLQIGSEIRCPAPHLQPFRPSASTTPSLAVGTSSQQVPSNPPTTSSPPFQPAFRPQPSTQQSHPHNNAHGPETTRFLPPLSRSSLSEIELLMEVDNQTNTNTNTNPSSNLRPLPSLGSDSDPVVRPELVLLNNTRASEACPSEVVCLSDDD; the protein is encoded by the exons tcttttg GCAACAAAATGGAAGTCAGAGTGGACTGAACCACATCGTTTGCTACAAAAACGATTGATAGAGCCTCTCAAGCAACATGATGAGGTTCAGTTGGGTTGCCGTTATGAGTGGCTTGTAAAATGGCATGGTCTTGATTATGAGCAGGCAACATGGGAGTTGGAAAAAGCTTCTTTCATGGAATTGCCAAAAGTTCAAAGCCTTATGAAAGATTATGAGAATCGTCATGAGAAGGCAAAGAGAGGTCATTGTTTGTTTGGAATAGATAAG AAACTTGAGATAAAAAATGGTTTATTGGTTAAACTATCACAGTTATCGGCTGGAAGTTTGACAGGGATCGACAATAATCGTCTAGACTTTATCCGCTATCTTTTGGACTGCTGGCAAAAGGGGCAGAATGCTGTTATCATTGATGATCAG TTACTATGTCTGCAGGAACGAATTGTGAAggtgattaaatttatttcatctTTGTCCTCCTATGTCTCTCGGCCTTTTCTTGTAATCTCTACTGCGCTTTCTTTGTGGGATGAAGAGTTCTGTCGTCTGACTCCATCTCTTGATGCTGTGTTTTACCATGGAGACAAAGATTTACGAAGAAGTATTAGGGCAGTGGAGTTTGTTGGAGGAGAAGGCATAATGTTTGAAGTACTTGTAACCTCTCCAGAAATTATTgcagag GATCTAAATGTGCTTGGATCAGTAAAATGGGAAGCAATAATTGTTGATGACTGCCAGCGGTATAAAGTACAGTCATCTGTTGAACAAATTAAGGGTTTAAGCACAGAGATGAGGCTTCTGCTTTTCAATGGTCAACTAAAG GATTGCTGCATTGAACATTTGCTGGCTCTGCTTGATTGTCAAAGTGATATGAATGGCTTTGCGAGCTTATCAACTAAATCTAGTCATAAGATGGGTAATTTGAAGGAGAGGTTGTCAAAATATATTGTCAATGGTTCCAAGTCAGACTCTTTGAAATTTGTGGAGTACTGGGTTCCTGTTCAGATATCCAATATACAGCTTGAACAGTATTGTGCTACtctattttcaaattctttatttctttgctCATCCTCAAAGAATGATCTTGTTGGTGCACTTAGCGATATTCTTGTCTCAATCCGGAAG TGTTGTGATCATCCCTATCTCATGGATCCATCACCAGAAGATATTTTGACAAAAGATGCAAAAGTGGTTGACATTTTAGATATTGGAATAAAAGCAAGCGGCAAGCTACAACTTCTTCAGGCAATGCTTATTGAGATAAGAAACAGAGGTTCAAGAGTGATTGTTCTTTTCCAG TCTAGTGGTCCAGGGAAGGATAAGATTGGAGATATTTTGGATGACTTTGTGCGTCAAAGATTTGGTCAGGATTCTTATGAGCGTATCGATGGCTGTGttaaccagaaaaggaagcaAGCTGCTCTAAACAACTTCAACAACCAAAAAACGAGATTTGTCTTTCTATTAGAAAGCTGTGCTTGTTTACCGAGCATCAAACTGTCATCAGTCGATACTGTTATCATATTTGGTAGTGATTGGATCCCAGCAAATGATTTAAGGAACCTACGCAAGATAACACTTGATTCACAGTTTGAACAGTTAAAAGTATTTCGCCTATATTCATCTTTCACTGTGGAAGAGAATGTTTTGATCCTTGCAAAGCATGATAAGATCCTTGATAGCAATGTACAGAGCATAAGCCGTGCTACTACTCAGAGTCTGCTTATGCGGGGAGCTTCATATCTATTCCGTAAGTTGGATGAGTTTCAAAATAGCAGTATCCTGAACACCAACAGAAGTTCATCATTTGATGAGTCGTCTGAAAAAGATGTTATCCGAGATTTTTTGACCATACTTTCTCAAGATGCCAAAGATAACAATTCAAGCACCTTCTCTGTAATCGTGAAAGCTAAATTAAATCAAGGAACTTATGTTTCTGATCCACCATTGCCTGGTGAGCGAAAATCTCAAGTGAGGGATGAAGAGTTTCCCCATagattttggaaaaaattgtTAGAGGGAAAACAACCAGAGTGGACATTTACATCTGGTTTGTCTCAAAGGAACCGGAAAAGGGTTCAAAACTCTGAGGATATTCTCAAGAAACCAGAAGGTGAGCATGGGGAAGTTGTGAAGAAGCACAAGAAAGCAGCCAACAATGATGTTGGCCAAAACCATTTCGAATCTGCTCCATTTGAAGGAAATACTGATACTGGGAACAATGAAG GAAATCTTGGAGGTCCATCTCATAATGTGCATCAATTGATGTCTGGATCAAGTGACCATCTTAATGCAAGTTATGCAAATCATGCTCCGAGTCTCCAAAGTTTGACTAATGTTATATTAGATGAACCATCAAGTAACATGGCTAAGTCaaatgaaagaattaatgTGCATGATTCACAAAAGAGTCTCCATCTCCTTTTGAAACCAGACATGGCAAAACTCTGTGAAATTCTAAAACTCCCA GATAATGTCAAGGCCATGGTTCAAAGTTTCCTTGAATATGTGATGAATAATCATCATGTTATCAGAGAACCAGCAACCATACTGCAGGCATTTCAGATATCCCTG TGCTGGACTGCAGCTTCTTTGCTAAAGCACAAAATTGATCACAAAGAATCTCTTGCACTTGCAAAACAGCATTTAAATTTTGGCTGCAAGAAAGAAGAGGCAGATTATGTGTATTCTAAGTTCCGATGTTTGAAGAAAGTATTTTTATACCATACAGGGAATGTTATGCTAACCTGCTCTTCAGAAAATTCTCAATCAGTGACTAGAGTTGTTAACAAGGAGTATTTACAAGCAAGGTCGGGTCAGGAACTTTTGCAGCTAGGATTGGCAAAacaagatttttcaaaaagtaTCAAAGATATTGAGAGGAAATGCGATAAACAGATGAGAAAAGTCTCACAGAAGCAACAGGAAGAAATAGTGGAATTTAACAAAAAGTACAACGAAGAGAAGGCACAACTTGAGTATAAGCAGAAAACAGAGGCAGCGGTTATTCGTTTACATAGTAATAGTTcaatgagaaaaaataaactcaAGTTACTGGATATTGAATACAAAAAAAAGTTTGAAGAACTTGAACAGCAGATGGTTATACGTCGTAAAGATCTTGAGGAAATGCACATGGCTGCTAGGGACAAgttgaaaaagagaaaagcttGTTGGTTGGAAGGAGTGAAGTCTTGGGCTCAGGtggaattaataaataagccgccttcaaataaaattggaCATAATCAAGAAAATGCTGCCTCAGTGAACTCTTATTTGAAGAAACAGAATCCTGAAGTAATTCAAGGCATGCAAAACAAGAAAGTTCCACTAGAAGTTCCTGAAACAGTAAGTtcagatgatgatgatgactaTCTACTCCCTGGGGTACAGTCTACAAATGAACAGATATTTGATGGGGTAAGATCAGACTTGCCTGATGGAGAGGCTCCACTAAGAATTTCCACAGCTATAAGCTTGAGGGATGGATTGGAAGTAAATGTACCTTCATCTAGAGAACAATTTTCTAATGCAGAAGTTCCATTAGGAGTATCTGAGGCTGTTAGTTCCAGTGATGGTGCAGAGCACACTAATAAATTCACATGTAATGAACATAATAATGGACCTACGGTAATGAGGCCTCAAAACCTTTCGATGGGAGGGTCTGAGATTGCCAATTCGGTTGGCAGCCAGGAGAACATCCAAGGGCTTGAAAGTTCTCCTGAAGCCGTTATTGGGGAGAGAGATGGTGTTCAGGCTCTGAATTTAGAAAATGCTACTGAAGTTGATGAGGAGGATGTAGTTTGTATTGCTAATAAAGATCCTAATTCCAGAATGATTGCTGGATACCAGCATAATGAAAAGGTTTCTTCAGGAGCAATAGAAAGTGCTTCCAATAAAGCAGCGAGTGATAATAGTTGTAAGCAGCAGAATGAAAAGGCTCTGATGGAGAGGACTATAAGCAACGATTCTTCAGATAAAACTGCTGGACTTGGCCAACAGGATACGGGGGCTGCATCAGGGGTGCCTGAAACTGCTCTAATTGAAGAAATTCAGGGTGGTGAAACTAGTAAAGAGCAGGATGGGATGATTGAAGCAATTGAGACTGTCAATAATGAGGACTCTCAATCTTTGGGTAAGACTGCTGGACTTGGCCAGCAGGATACAGAGCTTCTGTCAGGAGTGATTGAAACAGCTCCTAGTGACGTAGGGGATGGTGGTAGCAGTGATACACGGATTGGAGGATGTGCTGTGGCCTCATGTGCTAGTACTAGAGTTGTTCAGCAGGACTTAGTTGTTCCAGTTACTAATGAAGACAATCATCTCCAAGAACCGTCTCTG GCACTGCAAGTTGAATGCCTTTTGCCAACTGGATCAACCAGATTGCAAGATGGAGTTGCATCAGTGAGCATGAATCCTGATAATTTGCAACAAGTTGATGCTTCAGTGCAGCGTCAAAATGATATTGCTGCTAGTCCAGAAAATGTTGATGCACATGTCGCAGAGCATGTGCTGCAAATGCCACCCACAGAGTCTGCTATAAGTGTTAATGCCATGGATTTACCTTCAACTAGTGAAACCCAACATCAGTCAAACCATGAAGATTTTATCACTTGTAACATTGCTGGGACCTCAATGCCAATGGTAGAGGACCAGGTGCAATGCTCAGATTTAGCAATTTCACAGCATGGGACACATACTACTCAGCATCTGCCTGCTGACATTCCTGTTCATGGATCAGGGACACATGTATCAGATACAAGGACCCTACCTATTTCTTCAGGAGTTAATAATTATACTGTGCAAACTGTACCCCCTGTTCGAGTCCCCCCTCTGCCTTTCTATCACGACCCACTTCAAGTTGAATTGGAGAGATTGCGCAAAGAAGCAGAGCAAATTGTCAATGCCCATGAGAACACG AAGCTGCAGTTGAAATCCGATTGTGAACAGGAAGTTGCCCAGATTCGCAAAAAGTATGAGGTCAAACTTCAGGAGCTGGAATCTGAATTCCTcatgaagaagaaagaaatggaTATGAATGAGAAAAAAGTTCTTATGAACAAGATCTTAGCAGAGGCATTCAGGTCGAAGTGCATGGATGTCAAGGCATCTAGTGCACCTGGCATACATCAAG AGGTGCCCTCGGGTTTCGTGCAGCAGCTGCTTCAGCGATCATCACAGCCTGCCATTGTCACTGGTCTGTCTTCAGCTGGTCAACCTACAAGCGGCCAACAGATTGCAATTCCCAGCGCACATAGTACTTCATCTCTGCATGCTGCGCATCATTCTCCGGGACATCTCTCAGGAAATTTAACGAGACCACCTCATATCAACAACATTTCCCCTGCCACTGGCAATCTTCAAATTGGAAGTGAAATTCGTTGTCCGGCCCCACATTTACAACCTTTTAGACCTTCAGCATCCACAACTCCGTCCCTTGCAGTTGGGACCTCGAGTCAACAGGTGCCCAGCAACCCCCCTACAACTTCTTCCCCACCCTTCCAGCCTGCATTTCGGCCACAGCCATCCACACAGCAATCTCATCCCCATAACAATGCACATGGTCCTGAAACTACAAGATTTTTGCCACCTCTTAGTAGGTCCTCTCTATCTGAAATCGAGTTGCTTATGGAGGTAGATAAtcaaacaaatacaaatacaaATACAAATCCTTCCAGCAATTTGCGCCCACTCCCAAGTTTGGGTTCTGACTCGGATCCTGTGGTCCGGCCTGAGCTTGTACTGCTAAATAATACAAGAGCAAGCGAGGCATGTCCAAGTGAGGTGGTTTGTTTATCAGATGATGACTGA